The sequence TGTCCAATACCAACACGCGCCGGATTTTCTAATTGCTCTAACTTAGAACGTAAATTATGTAACTTCCCTTTTGCTCGAACACTAGTTACTTCACCTTCAGATATCGTGGCGATTCCAGCAGAATCATAGCCCCGATATTCCAACTTTTCCAAACCCGAGAGCAAAACCTCCGTCGCCACCTGCGTACCGATATAACCAACGATTCCGCACATAATTCACACCACTCCGTTTTCAGTATGACTCAACTGGTTATAGTAGTTAACACATACTTCGCGGTTAAGCCAAGGAAAACGGAGTAAATTAAAAATTTATTTGATACCGTTGGAGGTAATAGGAATTGATGGTTAGGCATTGGGCATTGTTAGAGGGGGAAGAGGGGGAGGGGGAAGATAGGGTAGACAATTAATAATTCCTAATTCGTGATTATCAACTCTTAACTCCTAACTTCTAACTATTCCCTTCGGCTAAATGCCCAATTCCCCATTTTAATTAGTAAGCTAATCCCATACTGCGCGTGGTTTCAGCACCAAGATAAACTCGAATGCTCAAAAAGTCAGTAGGACAAGCTGTTTCGCAGCGCTTGCAGCCGACACAGTCTTCGGTACGGGGGGAAGCAGCTAGTTGTTGAGCCTTACAACCATCCCAGGGCACCATTTCTAATACGTCAGTAGGACAAGCCCGAACGCACTGAGTACAGCCAATGCAGGTATCGTAAATTTTAACGGTATGAGACATTTAAAAAAACTCCTTTCCGAGTGTTCAACTCTATCGAAAGAATAATAATCAAGGGCTAGTTTACCTCAGCGCCTTAGTGGTTGTATTCAAAAGGCTACATAACTTTAAAGAACGTAACTTAATTGGGAATTGATAATTGCTAATTGGTAATTGGTAATAGGTAATTGGGTATAGCTCATAGACTAGCAAGTAGCGAGTAATGGAGTGATAAAGTAATGGGAATTTTTTCTTCTATAATCTATCTCCATGCCCCATGCCCCATGCCCCGTGCCCCAATGTCCCATCCGGGGAATTCCGAACTATTGTATAAATATGTATTGGGAAATCTTTAGTTGTAACCAAGATTGCAGCATAATAACAAAATTTGACAAACAATTAAGCAAATACACGACTGAATAACTCATAATGGCAGTAGATTTGCCATTCAATTCGCCTTATGAGAGAACTGGAGCGGTACTATAGAGTTTTGGAATTGGAGCCTGGAGCCTCGCTTGAGGAAGTTAACCAGGCTTATAGGGATTTGGCTTTTATTTGGCACCCGGATCGGATTCCTCAAGAAAAACATCGGTTGCAAGAAAAAGCACGCAGAAAGTTACAAGAAATTAATGAAGCTCGGGACAAATTGCGCTCTGTTAAGGCTAAATATAAATCTAAGTCTGGTAGCAACGCGCCTTATCAACCGAGAAAAACTGCTTCGCCTAGCAGTGAATCTAGGACAGAATGGCCTTCTTCGCCTTATCCTTATCAACCGAAAAAAACTGCTGCTCCTAGTGGTAGTAGAGAGAATTCTTATGCACCTTATCAACAAAAATGGACTCCTAAATCAACACCCACACCGAATAAAACTTATCAACCTCCCCAACAATCCGATTTGAGCGGACAAGATTTTCGTCGCGCTAATCTCAAGGGAAGGGATTTATCCGGAAGAAATCTTAGTTATGCCAAATTAAATGGCGCTAATCTCAGCGATGCTTTTATGCATAAAGTTGTTTTACGAGGTGCCGATCTTTCGGATGCTAATTTGTTCAGAGCAAATTTACTTTTAGCCGATATGAAGGAAGCTAATTTGCAAGGAGCCGACTTGATTGGTGCCGATTTGAGTGGTGCCGATTTACGCGGTGCTGATTTGAGAGGAGCTAGAATTCGTTCGGGCGATCGCCTACTCGTCAAACTCATTGGAGCTAATTTATCTGGAGCAATTATGCCCGATGGTTCGATCCATCAATAGCCCCTAGAGGATTAAGTCGTATATCTGGCTGGCAATAAAAATTTGATCGGTGTTAATATTGCAGTCCCTTTAATCTATCAATCAATCGGTTTATTTATATAATTTTTAAATTTTCTAAATTTTCTAAATGTTTAAATTTTTTAAATTTTTAAATTTTTTGTTGAGAAATATACTGACACTGCATTGATAAATCAAATTGCTAGCATTTGAATTAATTCTTTTAGGATTTTAGCCTTTGACTTGCAAATCAATTAAATTAATACCAAATTTATCGGATTTGGTATAAAAAATTAATATCTTAATCGCTTTATATTGATGAGATATAGAGATATTTTGTCAAAAAATTTGTTAAAGTAATCAAACAAATATGATGAGAAAGTTATGTTAAAGCTACAAACCTATAAATATAAACACGTAATTAAGTGTTCGTCAATGATTGTAAACAATGTCACTAATGTTTCTATTTTGTTATGAAGTGCGTGGGATATGAGAAACTTGGCAATAGTCCTTATTAAACAAAAAGAAGAATGAGTAACGCAATATCTGACGTTATAGTCAAAACTATGGATGGGAAGGATAAGAAATTACGTGAGTACTTGAATAAGGTAGTTCTAATTGTCAATGTAGCTTCTCAATGTGGTTATACTTCACAATACGCTGGATTAGAAAAGCTGAATCAAAATTACAAAGAAGCTGGGTTAAGAATTTTAGCTTTCCCCTGTAACGATTTTGGGGCACAAGAACCCGGTACTAATGATGAGATCATAGATTTCTGTACCAGGAATTACGGTACAACTTTTGAATTATTTGATAAACTCCATGCCAAAGGTGAAGAACAGCATCCCCTTTATGCCAGATTAACAACTTCAGTTGAACCAAAGGGACCTATTGCCTGGAACTTTGAAAAGTTTTTAGTTAATAAGCAGGGTGAAGTTGTAGCTCGATTTAAAAGTAGTGTCAAGCCAAATTCACCTGAATTGATTGCCGCCATCGAAAGAGAATTAGCGCAATAAGTATCTGTAAAGGTAAGAATCTCTAAGACGGAAAGTGTAAGGAGACAATTTATTATTTCAGTTAACAGTTAGTTAACAGATAATTAAGGGTGCTGAGGTTTTTATGAATATTGCAATTGTTGGTTGCGGATATGTCGGTTATGCTGTCGCTAAATACTGGAAACAAAATTCTGATTTAGTTATAACTGCAACTACAACTACTCCAGCTAAGGTATCGGCTTTACAAGAAGTTGCCCAAAAGGTAGAAGTTGTTGAAAGTTCTGATATCAAAGCTTTAAAATCTGTCCTAAAAAACCAAGATGTGGTTCTTTTAAGTGTAGGTGCAAAAAGCCGCGATTCTTATGAAGAAAGTTATTTAAAAACTGCTGAAAATATAGTTTCAGTATTGCAAGACAATCCAACTGTAAAACAGTTGATATACACGGCAAGTTTTTCGGTTTACGGTGATATAAATGCTGCAACAGTTGATGAAGAAACACCAACTGCACCAAGTAATGCCAATACTAAAATTTTGGATAAAGCCGAGCAAATTCTCCTTTGTGCTAGTCGCGAAAACCTAAGAGTTTGTATTTTGCGATTGGCTGGAATTTATGGCGAAGCTAGAGAATTGGTAAAAATATTTAGTAGAGCCTTTGGTGAAACTCGCCCTGGGAATGGTGAAACTATAACAAATTGGATTCACTTAGATGATATTGTCGGTGCAATAGAATTTGCACGTCAACAGCAGCTCGATGGTATTTATAATGTAGTTGATGATGCTCGTGTTACCAGTAAAGAATTAATCGATAATTTATGTGAAAAATATAATAAACCCCAAGTTAATTGGGATGCTTCTCAAACAAAAACCCGTGGCTATAATTTTAAAGTCTCGAATCAAAAGATAAAACAAGCCGGATACGAGTTGATTCATCCTCAGATGATTTTTTGATTTTTTGATTTTTAGTTTTTTTAGTTTTTTTGGTTTTTTATTTTACCAATGATTACTCAAGATAAAACAGCATCTTCCAGTCAATTCTATACCTGGAATAATTTTCGCTGTGCTTATGATGTCCAGAATCCAACTAATTCCACAGCAGCAGGAATTCCTTTATTATTAATCCATCCCATCGGTGTTGGTTTGTCGCGGAATTTTTGGCAAAGATTTTGTGCTGAATGGTATAAGCAAAATAATCGCAATTTAATTTACAATCCTGATTTATTAGGATGTGGTGAAAGCGATATGCCCCATGTTGCTTATGCTCCTATTGATTGGGCAGAGCAATTGCAATATTTTCTTCAAACTATAGTCAAACAACCTGTAGTTTTAGTAGTGCAGGGTGCCTTATTTCCCATAGCCATAGAGCTTGTCAAAAAGCAACCAGATTTGATTGCCCGAATTATTTTATCAGGTCCTCCTGCTTGGAGTGTAATAACTCAACCAGCACCGGAATGGCAGCAAAAATTATTGTGGAATCTGTTGTTTGATTCACTTTCGGGAAATCTTTTTTATCGTTATGCCAGACGTAAGAAGTTTTTACAGGATTTTTCCATCAAGCAATTATTCGCTTCAGAAGCAGATGTAGACGATGAATGGTTAGATACTTTGCAGGAAGGAGCGAAAAATCCAGCAAGTCGCTATGCAGTTTTTTCGTTTTTAGCCGGATTTTGGCGAAAAAATTATCAAAATGCCATAGAATCTATACCGCAGCCTACATTAGCTGTTTTTGGTGAAATAGCATCAAGCATCAGCAAAACGGGCAAAAAAGATACAACCGAAAAACGTTTGGCTGATTATAATTTACATTTACCTCAAGGAAGCTCAATCAAAATTTCCGGAAGAAACGTCTTACCCTATGAATCAACAACTGAATTCGTCGAA comes from Rivularia sp. PCC 7116 and encodes:
- a CDS encoding SDR family oxidoreductase, producing the protein MNIAIVGCGYVGYAVAKYWKQNSDLVITATTTTPAKVSALQEVAQKVEVVESSDIKALKSVLKNQDVVLLSVGAKSRDSYEESYLKTAENIVSVLQDNPTVKQLIYTASFSVYGDINAATVDEETPTAPSNANTKILDKAEQILLCASRENLRVCILRLAGIYGEARELVKIFSRAFGETRPGNGETITNWIHLDDIVGAIEFARQQQLDGIYNVVDDARVTSKELIDNLCEKYNKPQVNWDASQTKTRGYNFKVSNQKIKQAGYELIHPQMIF
- a CDS encoding alpha/beta fold hydrolase, producing MITQDKTASSSQFYTWNNFRCAYDVQNPTNSTAAGIPLLLIHPIGVGLSRNFWQRFCAEWYKQNNRNLIYNPDLLGCGESDMPHVAYAPIDWAEQLQYFLQTIVKQPVVLVVQGALFPIAIELVKKQPDLIARIILSGPPAWSVITQPAPEWQQKLLWNLLFDSLSGNLFYRYARRKKFLQDFSIKQLFASEADVDDEWLDTLQEGAKNPASRYAVFSFLAGFWRKNYQNAIESIPQPTLAVFGEIASSISKTGKKDTTEKRLADYNLHLPQGSSIKISGRNVLPYESTTEFVEAITPFVNQLTASS
- a CDS encoding glutathione peroxidase; translation: MSNAISDVIVKTMDGKDKKLREYLNKVVLIVNVASQCGYTSQYAGLEKLNQNYKEAGLRILAFPCNDFGAQEPGTNDEIIDFCTRNYGTTFELFDKLHAKGEEQHPLYARLTTSVEPKGPIAWNFEKFLVNKQGEVVARFKSSVKPNSPELIAAIERELAQ
- the psaC gene encoding photosystem I iron-sulfur center protein PsaC, which gives rise to MSHTVKIYDTCIGCTQCVRACPTDVLEMVPWDGCKAQQLAASPRTEDCVGCKRCETACPTDFLSIRVYLGAETTRSMGLAY
- a CDS encoding pentapeptide repeat-containing protein; this translates as MRELERYYRVLELEPGASLEEVNQAYRDLAFIWHPDRIPQEKHRLQEKARRKLQEINEARDKLRSVKAKYKSKSGSNAPYQPRKTASPSSESRTEWPSSPYPYQPKKTAAPSGSRENSYAPYQQKWTPKSTPTPNKTYQPPQQSDLSGQDFRRANLKGRDLSGRNLSYAKLNGANLSDAFMHKVVLRGADLSDANLFRANLLLADMKEANLQGADLIGADLSGADLRGADLRGARIRSGDRLLVKLIGANLSGAIMPDGSIHQ